One stretch of Candidatus Deferrimicrobium sp. DNA includes these proteins:
- a CDS encoding glycine cleavage system protein H encodes MLLPTDRGYSRSHAWAMRDSQGDVRFGLTHAPGAFLGDVVSVELPPPGTKVSAGEPIGLVESTTTVFELQSPLSGVVIAVNPEAESAPRRVTEDPYGEGWLLSIRPAAGEELDTLLAAEEYARFLGEEQAI; translated from the coding sequence ATGCTCCTGCCCACGGACCGCGGCTATTCCCGGTCCCACGCGTGGGCGATGCGCGATTCGCAGGGCGATGTGCGTTTCGGGCTGACGCACGCGCCGGGAGCGTTCCTCGGGGACGTCGTTTCCGTGGAGCTACCTCCCCCGGGAACGAAGGTTTCCGCCGGGGAGCCGATCGGACTGGTCGAATCCACCACCACCGTGTTCGAACTCCAGTCGCCCCTCTCCGGTGTCGTGATCGCCGTGAACCCGGAGGCGGAGAGCGCCCCGCGGAGGGTGACGGAGGATCCGTACGGCGAGGGGTGGCTGTTGTCGATCCGCCCGGCCGCCGGCGAAGAGCTCGACACCCTGCTCGCCGCCGAGGAGTACGCCCGCTTCCTCGGCGAGGAACAGGCAATCTGA
- a CDS encoding TonB family protein has protein sequence MPYRRWFLVCTGISVLLHLLVLWLVYRFPNTVRPPEEVMEVDLADIPRATDFLPARRGILEGRPPRPAPPKAALPPPVLQGRVPDLPVKPDLPPEESFPVSARKASPTPEAKDAQGPPGKEAGGREAKAEPAPSPATPRGAPGKSGAPPKSLRDLTPSLGKMVMARQEPAGGRGQGAATGNAVGTGGKASGEEGVTEEGGGGFRLMPLNAPEVQYISYFASIKRKIELVWQYPYEAATAGIQGELTLDFVIARSGKVDSIELVRSSGSKILDDEAIRSIRTAAPFDPIPTQYKIPSLLIRGRFVYIHGGALRLR, from the coding sequence ATGCCATATCGCCGCTGGTTCCTCGTGTGCACGGGCATCTCCGTGCTCCTGCACCTCCTCGTCCTCTGGCTGGTGTACCGGTTCCCCAACACGGTCCGCCCCCCGGAAGAGGTCATGGAGGTCGATCTCGCGGACATTCCGCGCGCCACGGACTTCCTCCCGGCACGGCGCGGCATCCTCGAAGGGAGGCCGCCTCGTCCCGCGCCCCCCAAGGCAGCTTTGCCCCCCCCGGTACTGCAAGGTCGCGTCCCGGACCTCCCGGTGAAACCGGACCTGCCGCCCGAGGAGTCGTTCCCGGTCAGCGCGCGGAAAGCGAGCCCGACACCGGAAGCGAAGGACGCGCAGGGTCCCCCCGGAAAGGAAGCCGGCGGGCGCGAGGCCAAGGCGGAACCGGCGCCTTCTCCCGCGACGCCCCGGGGCGCCCCCGGAAAAAGCGGCGCCCCGCCGAAATCGCTGCGGGACCTCACGCCTTCCCTCGGCAAGATGGTGATGGCGCGCCAGGAACCGGCGGGAGGCCGCGGGCAGGGAGCGGCGACGGGGAACGCGGTGGGCACCGGAGGGAAAGCGAGCGGGGAGGAGGGCGTCACCGAGGAGGGAGGCGGCGGATTCCGACTGATGCCGCTGAACGCGCCGGAGGTCCAGTACATCTCGTATTTCGCCTCGATCAAGCGGAAGATCGAGCTCGTATGGCAATACCCGTACGAAGCCGCGACGGCCGGGATCCAGGGCGAGCTGACCCTCGATTTCGTGATCGCGCGCAGCGGAAAGGTGGATTCGATCGAGCTGGTCCGCAGCTCGGGGTCGAAGATCCTCGACGACGAGGCGATCCGCTCCATCCGGACGGCGGCACCGTTCGATCCGATCCCCACGCAGTACAAGATTCCCAGCCTGCTGATCCGCGGCCGCTTCGTCTACATCCACGGCGGGGCGCTTCGGCTGCGCTGA
- a CDS encoding HU family DNA-binding protein, which produces MTKAELVEAVREGAGIGKGQAEDAVAAFLGAVTKSLKKGDKLTLTGFGTFSVSNRKARTGRNPQTGETIKIKAAKVPKFSAGKGLKEAVGGKKK; this is translated from the coding sequence ATGACGAAGGCTGAACTGGTCGAGGCCGTTCGCGAAGGGGCGGGGATCGGGAAAGGTCAGGCGGAAGACGCGGTCGCGGCGTTTCTCGGCGCGGTCACCAAGAGTTTGAAGAAAGGCGACAAGCTCACGCTGACCGGCTTCGGGACGTTCAGCGTCAGCAACCGGAAAGCCCGCACGGGGCGCAACCCCCAGACAGGCGAGACGATCAAGATCAAGGCCGCAAAGGTTCCCAAGTTCAGCGCGGGCAAGGGACTCAAGGAAGCGGTCGGCGGGAAGAAGAAGTAA
- a CDS encoding universal stress protein: MFTKILLPSDFSGCSAEAARAARRLAECFGSTLIVLHVLDEPAALDPMFRGEVPLELLRGRMEQYAREGMEAFLKANFEGLPGVETRMASGVPYREIVREARECGAGLIVIGTHGRTGVERVIFGSTAEKVVRMAPCPVLSVREGGKEFVHP; this comes from the coding sequence ATGTTCACGAAGATCCTGTTGCCTTCCGATTTTTCCGGATGTTCCGCCGAGGCGGCCCGCGCGGCGCGCCGGCTGGCCGAATGCTTCGGATCCACCCTGATCGTCCTCCACGTCCTCGACGAACCCGCGGCGCTCGACCCGATGTTCCGGGGCGAGGTCCCGCTCGAGCTGCTCCGGGGGCGGATGGAGCAGTACGCCCGCGAGGGGATGGAAGCGTTCCTCAAGGCCAACTTCGAGGGGCTCCCGGGAGTGGAGACCCGGATGGCCTCGGGCGTCCCCTACCGGGAGATCGTTCGCGAAGCCAGGGAATGCGGGGCCGGGCTGATCGTCATCGGGACGCACGGCCGCACCGGTGTGGAGCGCGTGATCTTCGGCAGCACCGCCGAGAAGGTCGTCCGCATGGCGCCGTGCCCCGTGCTTTCGGTCCGCGAAGGCGGCAAGGAATTCGTCCATCCGTAA
- the eno gene encoding phosphopyruvate hydratase, whose amino-acid sequence MTMIVDVHGREVLDSRGNPTVEVEVLLESGAEGRAIVPSGASTGTREAVELRDGDPKRFMGKGVTKAVRNVNRVIAPKLVGYDATEQVLVDRMLIDLDGTGNKGKLGANAILGASIAVARAAAEACGLPLYRYLGGVGACTLPVPMMNILNGGSHADNNMDIQEFMVMPVGAKSFSEALRMGVETFHNLKKVLKGKGLNTNVGDEGGFAPQLRSNAEAIEVILEAIAKAGYKPGRDVCVALDSAASEFREKGKYVFRKSDKSKRDSAQLVRFYEDLCRQYPIVSIEDGFSEDDWEGWKMFTDALGKKIQIVGDDIFVTNPSILRKGIAKGVANSVLIKLNQIGTVTETIEAIEMAKRAGWTAVVSHRSGETEDSTIADLVVGLSTGQIKTGSASRTDRIAKYNQLLRIEEELGPAARFDGRGVFYNL is encoded by the coding sequence ATGACAATGATCGTCGATGTGCACGGAAGGGAAGTCCTTGACTCCCGGGGGAACCCGACCGTCGAGGTCGAGGTGCTGCTCGAGTCCGGAGCGGAAGGGCGCGCGATCGTCCCCTCCGGCGCGTCGACCGGGACCCGCGAGGCCGTGGAGCTGCGCGACGGCGACCCGAAGCGGTTCATGGGGAAGGGCGTGACGAAGGCGGTCCGCAACGTGAACCGTGTGATCGCCCCCAAGCTTGTCGGATACGACGCGACGGAGCAGGTCCTGGTCGACCGGATGCTGATCGATCTGGACGGCACCGGGAACAAGGGGAAGCTCGGGGCGAACGCGATTCTCGGCGCCTCGATCGCGGTGGCCCGGGCGGCGGCGGAGGCGTGCGGCCTCCCGTTGTACCGGTATCTCGGCGGCGTCGGCGCGTGCACCCTCCCCGTCCCGATGATGAACATCCTGAACGGCGGCTCCCACGCCGACAACAACATGGACATCCAGGAGTTCATGGTGATGCCGGTGGGGGCGAAGAGCTTCTCCGAGGCGCTCCGGATGGGGGTCGAGACGTTCCACAACCTGAAGAAGGTGCTGAAGGGGAAGGGACTGAACACGAACGTCGGCGACGAGGGTGGTTTCGCCCCCCAGTTGCGCTCCAACGCCGAGGCGATCGAGGTGATCCTGGAGGCGATCGCGAAGGCCGGGTACAAGCCGGGGAGGGACGTCTGCGTCGCCCTCGACTCCGCCGCCTCCGAGTTCCGCGAGAAGGGGAAATACGTATTCCGCAAGTCCGACAAGTCGAAGCGGGACTCCGCGCAACTCGTCAGGTTCTACGAGGACCTGTGCCGCCAGTACCCGATCGTCTCGATCGAGGACGGCTTCTCCGAGGACGACTGGGAAGGCTGGAAGATGTTCACGGATGCGTTGGGCAAGAAGATCCAGATCGTTGGGGACGACATCTTCGTCACCAATCCCTCGATCCTGCGGAAGGGGATCGCGAAGGGCGTGGCCAACTCCGTCCTCATCAAGCTGAACCAGATCGGCACCGTGACGGAGACGATCGAGGCGATCGAGATGGCGAAACGCGCGGGGTGGACCGCCGTCGTTTCCCATCGTTCCGGCGAGACCGAGGACAGCACGATCGCCGACCTCGTCGTGGGGCTCTCCACCGGGCAGATCAAGACCGGCTCCGCCTCGCGGACCGATCGGATCGCGAAGTACAACCAGCTGCTCCGGATCGAGGAGGAACTCGGCCCGGCGGCCCGGTTCGACGGGCGGGGAGTGTTCTATAATCTCTAA
- the gpmI gene encoding 2,3-bisphosphoglycerate-independent phosphoglycerate mutase: MKRPFIALIIMDGWGHREEKEGNAVALADTPFFDRLWAGFPRTLIHASEERVGLPSGQMGNSEVGHLNLGAGRVVYQDLVRISKSVRTGDFFRNPVLGAAMDAARDKGKALHLVGLLSDGGVHSLHTHLYALLRMAKERGVPNVFLHPVFDGRDTPPQSGIDHLRALLARAGEIGAGEVATVVGRYYTMDRDNRWDRVERAYKAMVRGEGTAAGDPVAAVAASYAAGKTDEFIEPVVIVRDGRPVGRIAPGDSMIFFNFRADRAREITRALTQETFDRFPRPERLSLTYACMTTYDETFGLPVAFPPQRLDNILARVLADAGLTNLRIAETEKYAHVTYFFNGGEETVYPGETRILIPSPSVPTYDLKPEMSAYEVGERAVAEIASGKHAMMVLNFANGDMVGHTGVLPAAIQAIEAVDRNLQRVVEKVWEVGGAALVTADHGNAEQMIDPKTGGPFTAHTTNLVPLVFADPRAVGSRLREDRALEDLAPTILNLLALPVPAEMTGADVREA, encoded by the coding sequence ATGAAACGCCCCTTCATCGCGCTGATCATCATGGACGGCTGGGGCCATCGCGAGGAGAAGGAAGGGAACGCGGTGGCCCTTGCCGACACGCCGTTCTTCGACCGGCTCTGGGCCGGGTTCCCCCGAACCCTGATCCACGCCTCGGAGGAGCGCGTGGGCCTTCCTTCCGGCCAGATGGGGAACTCCGAAGTCGGGCACCTGAACCTCGGGGCGGGACGCGTGGTGTACCAGGACCTCGTCCGCATCTCGAAGTCCGTCCGGACCGGCGACTTCTTCCGCAACCCCGTCCTTGGCGCCGCCATGGATGCGGCGAGGGATAAAGGGAAGGCGCTGCACCTCGTGGGGCTGCTCTCCGACGGGGGCGTGCACTCCCTTCACACCCACCTCTATGCGCTGCTGCGGATGGCGAAGGAGCGAGGTGTCCCGAACGTATTTCTCCATCCGGTGTTCGACGGGCGGGACACCCCCCCGCAGAGCGGGATCGACCACCTTCGCGCCCTGCTGGCGCGGGCGGGGGAAATCGGCGCCGGGGAGGTGGCGACCGTCGTCGGCCGGTACTACACGATGGACCGCGACAACCGGTGGGACCGCGTCGAGCGCGCGTACAAGGCGATGGTTCGCGGGGAGGGGACGGCCGCAGGCGACCCGGTGGCCGCCGTCGCCGCCTCGTACGCGGCGGGGAAGACCGACGAGTTCATCGAGCCCGTGGTAATCGTGCGGGATGGCCGGCCGGTCGGACGGATCGCTCCCGGCGACTCGATGATTTTCTTCAACTTCCGGGCCGACCGCGCGCGCGAGATCACCCGGGCGCTGACGCAGGAGACGTTCGACCGCTTCCCCCGGCCCGAGCGGCTTTCGCTCACCTACGCCTGCATGACCACCTACGACGAGACCTTCGGGCTCCCCGTGGCCTTCCCGCCGCAGCGCCTCGACAACATCCTCGCGCGGGTGCTGGCCGACGCGGGCCTTACCAACCTCCGGATCGCCGAGACGGAAAAGTACGCCCACGTCACGTACTTCTTCAACGGCGGCGAGGAGACGGTCTACCCCGGGGAGACGCGGATCCTGATCCCGTCGCCATCCGTGCCCACCTACGACCTTAAGCCCGAGATGAGCGCGTACGAGGTGGGTGAACGCGCCGTGGCCGAGATCGCCTCGGGGAAGCACGCCATGATGGTCCTCAACTTCGCCAACGGGGACATGGTGGGGCACACCGGCGTTCTCCCGGCGGCGATCCAGGCGATCGAAGCGGTGGACCGGAACCTCCAGCGGGTCGTGGAGAAGGTCTGGGAGGTCGGGGGGGCCGCGCTCGTGACCGCCGACCACGGCAACGCCGAGCAGATGATCGACCCGAAGACCGGCGGTCCCTTCACCGCGCACACGACGAACCTCGTGCCCCTTGTTTTTGCCGATCCGCGGGCCGTCGGCTCGCGGCTGAGGGAAGACCGCGCGCTCGAGGATCTCGCTCCGACGATCCTCAACCTTCTGGCGCTGCCCGTTCCGGCGGAAATGACCGGCGCGGATGTCCGGGAGGCCTGA
- a CDS encoding response regulator — protein sequence MGYSWEGRSPVLVVSNDPAVRDMLASLLSGEGFHVALAGSGAEAMKIAANAPFDIVLVEQFLPDFSGVEFKRRLTRVSPETRVVVLSSFTTIRSSDDVLRFGTSDFIIDQREIVELLRAPSAVRQEIPIPAAGDERLKKCLVDTIDVLVSLLEVNDPFFGGNSHITMEYARSVAKEMKLDGETVDEIVVGSLLHDIGRVGIKSDILVGKGEISESEFKTVRSHCENGAKIIGAVDFPWKVKPIIIHHHERYDGKGYPSGLKGREIPIGARILTVVDAFTAMTAHRPYRSRSLTRGEAILELHRNVGTQFDPEVVELFTSVVDRQFHFRGLGPKPRILMVDDEIDYLTLLKLKLVNEGFDVAVADNAEDALAVMKKDPPDLVVADVMMPGTDGIAMFRKMREANAPWGDTPLIFLSGKDESQTKVDALHLGAEDFLVKPVDLKELAARIRNVIRRDVKWRKAASGTTQAVGVIGDLKNLGVPDIVQTLHLGLKTACVRVTGRGGDGKIWFENGRIRHAELGSLSGEHAFYEMLRWQEGPFVIVHGQSTKLRTIEMDEMQLMMEGLRRLDEERKEDPAR from the coding sequence ATGGGGTATTCATGGGAAGGGCGATCCCCCGTCCTGGTCGTCAGCAACGATCCGGCGGTGCGGGACATGCTGGCGAGTCTCCTCTCCGGGGAGGGGTTCCACGTCGCCCTCGCGGGATCCGGCGCGGAGGCCATGAAGATCGCCGCGAACGCCCCCTTCGACATCGTTCTTGTCGAGCAGTTCCTTCCCGACTTCTCCGGTGTCGAGTTCAAGCGGCGCCTCACCCGCGTCTCCCCGGAGACCCGCGTCGTCGTCCTGTCCTCCTTCACGACGATCCGCAGTTCCGACGATGTTCTCCGGTTCGGCACGTCCGACTTCATCATCGACCAGCGGGAAATCGTCGAACTCCTCCGCGCGCCTTCCGCGGTCCGGCAGGAGATCCCGATCCCGGCCGCCGGGGACGAGCGGCTCAAGAAATGCCTGGTCGACACGATCGACGTCCTGGTCAGCCTGCTGGAGGTGAACGACCCGTTCTTCGGGGGGAACTCCCACATCACGATGGAGTACGCCCGCTCCGTGGCCAAGGAGATGAAGCTCGACGGGGAAACGGTCGACGAGATCGTCGTCGGGTCGCTCCTCCACGATATCGGCCGGGTCGGCATCAAGAGCGACATCCTGGTCGGCAAGGGGGAGATCTCGGAGTCGGAGTTCAAGACGGTCCGGTCCCACTGCGAAAACGGCGCGAAGATCATCGGCGCGGTCGACTTCCCGTGGAAGGTCAAGCCGATCATCATCCACCACCATGAGCGGTACGACGGGAAAGGGTATCCGAGCGGCCTGAAGGGGCGGGAGATCCCGATCGGCGCGCGGATCCTGACCGTGGTCGATGCCTTCACCGCGATGACCGCCCACCGTCCGTACCGAAGCAGGAGTCTCACGCGCGGGGAGGCGATCCTGGAGCTCCACAGGAACGTCGGGACCCAGTTCGACCCCGAGGTGGTGGAGTTGTTCACCTCCGTCGTGGACCGGCAGTTCCATTTCCGCGGGCTGGGGCCGAAGCCAAGAATCCTGATGGTGGACGACGAGATCGACTATCTCACCCTCCTCAAGCTGAAACTCGTGAACGAGGGGTTCGACGTCGCCGTTGCGGACAACGCCGAGGACGCGCTGGCCGTAATGAAGAAGGACCCGCCCGACCTGGTCGTGGCCGACGTGATGATGCCGGGGACGGACGGGATCGCGATGTTCCGGAAGATGCGGGAGGCGAACGCCCCCTGGGGAGATACCCCCCTCATCTTCCTCAGCGGCAAGGACGAGTCGCAGACCAAGGTCGACGCGCTGCACCTGGGCGCCGAGGATTTCCTCGTCAAGCCGGTCGACCTGAAGGAGCTGGCAGCGCGGATCCGCAACGTCATCCGGCGCGACGTGAAATGGCGCAAGGCGGCGTCGGGAACCACCCAGGCCGTGGGAGTGATAGGGGACCTTAAGAACCTCGGCGTCCCCGACATCGTCCAGACGCTTCACCTGGGTCTGAAGACCGCCTGCGTCCGCGTCACCGGGAGGGGCGGCGATGGGAAGATCTGGTTCGAGAACGGACGAATCCGCCATGCCGAGCTGGGGAGCCTCTCGGGGGAGCATGCCTTCTACGAGATGCTCCGCTGGCAGGAGGGGCCGTTCGTCATCGTGCACGGGCAGTCCACAAAACTCCGCACGATCGAGATGGACGAGATGCAGTTGATGATGGAAGGGCTGCGCCGCCTCGACGAGGAGAGGAAGGAAGACCCGGCCAGATGA
- a CDS encoding PilZ domain-containing protein: MTLFRRERRAKERYRPLATVVFTVRSGKDPGRVSSPVTGEVHDVSTTGMSVVTPRLAPDGIHIMYDTLMTFRNRIDATIFPEGKPPVRVQGTVAWFRAADTPAGFYIFGMRFDQEAPVLEELLLTGRKPPG, from the coding sequence ATGACCCTATTCCGCCGGGAACGAAGAGCAAAGGAGCGGTATCGTCCATTGGCCACCGTCGTCTTCACAGTCCGCAGCGGAAAGGACCCGGGGCGGGTTTCTTCGCCCGTCACCGGAGAGGTCCACGATGTTTCCACCACGGGGATGTCCGTTGTCACCCCCCGGCTAGCCCCGGACGGCATCCACATCATGTACGACACGCTCATGACGTTCCGGAACCGGATCGACGCCACCATCTTTCCCGAGGGGAAACCGCCTGTCCGGGTCCAGGGGACCGTGGCCTGGTTCCGCGCCGCGGACACGCCGGCGGGCTTCTACATCTTCGGCATGCGATTCGACCAGGAGGCGCCGGTTCTCGAGGAACTCCTGCTCACCGGTCGGAAACCCCCCGGATAA